TATGTATGAGTGGTTTTTTTATATGAATGGCAAATCTGCATGGTTTGATTGCCACAAAGGCATGGGGATAGGGCTGGTGCCTCTTAGATTCGATGCATGGTACATGATTGGCTGATTTTACACATTATAGTTTGTTTTCTAGTCTTTAAAATGTATATTTTGTACTCTACATGTTTCATTTTAAGCTATGCGTATTTAGTTCTACCTTTAAAATGTATATTTTGTGCACAGAAGGTTTTTTAGTCACCCGCTATAACTATTTAAGCTATGCATATTTAGTTTTTCCTTTAAAATGTATATTTTGTTCTCCAcatgttttaatttttttaaagCAACAAAAGCCGAACAAGCAATATCTGGATTGCATACTCACTCTGAAGCCTTACAGGCATGATATGCACATGCTTCTCCATCAAAAAGTTCCAATGACATCGTTTATGTGAGTCACTCTATCCCGGAACTTTTAACAAGCCAATGTTTTCTTACCGTCACTTTCAAAGTTTTTAACTTTCTGCCTTCTACAGTTTGCGACACACAGGACACATCCCGGTAGCTACTATGGACTTGCTGCTACAATGGATGTGTACGGACACAATATCAGTGCTGGTCATATCATAACATCTATTTGGATTGCTAACATGGAGGGTGATCCAAAGACAGATGAGAATGCAATTTGGGTCGGGTGGCAAGTAAGTCGTAATTTACATATATTCTGATTTTTACAGATTGTAGCCATCTTACCATCATTAATTTGGACGTACtcgatgccatttataatgctcttAATGACTCATCAGTTTCTTCCCAGGTTGACCCAAAAAAATATGGGGACTCACATACTCACTTCTTCACGAGTTGGACGGTATGCTTCTGCCTTTTCACTCAAACTATGTCCCTCAACTGTAGCACACAAAGCTAGAATATCTAGTGACCATATAACTTTGTGTGAAACAGAGAGACACATATCATACAGGGTGCTATGACATGGACTGCCCTGGTTTCCAGCTTGTTAAGGGGTCAAAAATCGCTCCGGGTGGCACAATACAACCAGTCTCTCATGTTCATGGTGTACGTCAAAAGATTACAATTAAAATGTTTAGGGTAATTAACTATATCTTGCTAGTATACTTCCCAATTGTAAGCATATTGATCATAATGATCTAATCACATGTTGCTGAATTTGTGGCATACATTACTCAAATTGCTTCTATTACATGGCAGGAAAAATCCACGGGAAATTGGTGGATACACTACGGCTTCAATAAGGCCCCAACACTGGTGGGCTATTACCCAGCAAAATTGTTTGACAAGTTATCGAAGAAGGCGACCCAAATTTCAATTGGTAGCATTGTTGGGGGGAGTCCGTCTATCCCATCCCCTCCAATGGGTAGTGGATTCTTGCCTTCTGATAAAGCTGCATTAATCACAAATATTTCACTCATTGGGGAAGATGGCAGGATGACACCTTTTACTGTGAATACAGACAGGTTACAGAGTAAGAGTAGTTGTTACTCTATCTCACCTATCCAAGGTGCAAAATGTTCCTATGGAGGTCCAGGAGGTTGCTCCGCCTAGCTTAAGTAGATTTTActcataaattccttgcccctttgtctaaatggtttaatacttggagccctaccatgctctgcctttccttgggaaagttatACTTAAATACTTTGGTATAAACACCTTTCCTTTTCATTGGTCCGATTATCATAATAAtcccattttcctttccattgttttgtttcacATTTCTTGTAATCTAACTTGTCTGAGCAGAGGTAaatccctgcttaggtaagcacctcggtgtacaacttttgtcagtaagaccctgttgctattgttgatgacattccgataaccaccgatggacgagaactttgcctattggtccgcctcatcttacgagcaggaaaatggttctctttgtccctcgcccttggtaccaacgttgttggcgacataactgacaggctatcccctGACATGCCTTTccctcatgaccgtgcaagatgtcaccactcttCCTACCTTTAACGCACATTGTggggccataacccacagtttcacaagatcgaaacccgactctcctgtacacccttgtTTCTAAGGTTATTTCTCACGCTTGGCTTCATATGAAAATCCTGAGCCGCCTTCCGAGAggcgatctattctggtatcagacgcaatacttattcccattactCTAAACCCTTTTCACCCCCTTGTTTCAGGCAACAAACGATTGTCTAccaggttgaagcttcttattgcacctcaccttgctctcgatgactttcttgactttcaactcgagagatgcctctatgccaagtTCACTGACATAGTCCCcacgtacctatcttgtgttgagctccgtccttcccgagtctttctccttactccacctcttaaatctcgggacgagatttcttgtagtggaggagatttgcaacaaccccagtgtcatgctacagtaaccctctgtgattaagctaatcattttttccaaacagtgcttaatcagCTTTGATTCAAATCTCATTTGAAATTCCACTTTGGAATCAAATTCAATTTGCAAGTGAATtttgaagttgcacaaaagttgctGCAAAATAGTCCATCATTTAGTAAAAATTCCATAACAAATgattgttaaggaaaacaacatcacctccAAGCTAAGATGGACTATAGCAAATTAAAACAGTGCCAACTCAGCAAATTAATTTCTTTTCCAAATTCCATCTAATTCAAACTTCTTCCAAACTTTTTGTGGCTGTGTCAAACATTGCATTGTATTTATGTGGACAATTCCCATATTTTACAAAAAACATTTTGGCACCCCCAAATATTATAAAACCCTTTctgtaaagaaaaacaaaaaaaggaaaagaaaaagaaaaacaaaggggtgggagagcccctggcctTCCCATGGGCCTCGTCCCactccagctggccagcccactCCCCCTCCCCGGTCGATTCTCTGTGCCCCTGACCCCGTCGCTGCAGGAGGCTGgtcgccgccgaaccacctcgccggcaaTGCCCCCCGCGAGAGGATAAGGCTCCCCTCGATGCCTCAGGCCTcctcccccacctacctccacccactcccAGATTgccctcgccctctccgcctgctCGTCGCCTCTCCCCCTTGTTCCCCATCCATCTCCGAGCGCCATTTCCGTCGCGTCTTCGTCATCTCCGCGGCCACCGTGCCTTCGACGCAGCCTGGCCATACTCGTCGGCATCGCCATGGACTGCCGCGTCCTCTGGAGCCATGGGAAGGAGTCGAGGAGCTCTGCATCGCCGAACACGTTGTCATCTTCCTCGggtcgccggcgatccccttcgtCCCCGGCGACGTTCTGCTGCTCCTAATCTCCCAAGGGCCATCTTGCGTGCCGCACGGTGAGCTTCTCCGTCTCCTGCTCCTCTCCGTTAGCCTCTTCAcatgcctgctacgtcttgagcttgcggttggttttccttgaagaggaaagggtgatgcaacaatagtagtgtaagtatttccctcaattttgagaaccaaggtatcaatccagtaggaggctcctcaaaagtcccacgcacctacacaaacaaacaaagaactcgcaaccaacgcaataaaggggttgtcaatcccttcacggccacttgcaaaagtgagatctgatagagatagtatgataagataactaTATTTTTGGTAtcatattttatgatatagattggaaaagtaaagatgcaaataaaagtagattgaaagcttatatgataagagatagacccgggccccatagatttcactagtggcttttctcaaaatagcataagtattacggtgggtgaacaaattactgtcgagcaattgatagaaaagcgaataattatgagattatctaggcatgatcatgtatataggcatcacgtccgcgacaagtagaccgactcctgcctgcatctactactattactccacacatcgaccgctatccagcatgcatctagagtattaagttcataagaacagagtaacacattaagaaagatgacatgatgtagagggataaactcatgcaatatgatataaatcccatatttttatcctcaatgacaacaatacaatacgtgccttgctgcccctgctgtcactgggaaaggacaccgcaagattgaacccaaagctaagcacttctcccatggcaagaaagatcaatctagtaggccaaaccaaactgataattcgaagagacttgcaaagataactcaatcatacataaaagaattcagaggagattcaaatatttctcatagataaacttgatcataaacccacaattcatcggatctcgacaaacacacctcaaaaagagttacatcgaatagatctccacaagagagggggagaacatggtattgagatccaaaaagagagaagaagccatctagctaataattatggacccgaaggtctgtggtaaactactcacaactcatcggaagggctatggtgttgatgtagaagccctccgtggtcgaatccccctccggcggagcgccgatgaaggctccaagatgggatctcgcggatgcagaaggttacggcggtggaaattgtgtttcggtggcttccTGAATGTTTTCTGGGTacgagggtatatataggaggaagaagtatgtcggtggccgctcgaggggcccacgagatagagggcacgcccaggggggtgggcgcgccctccaccctcgtggccgcctcgattgttccttgacttgcactccaagtcctctggatcacgttcgttccaaaaatcacgctcccgaagttttcattccgtttggactccgtttgatattccttttcttcgaaatactaaaataggcaaaaaaacagcaatacaggctgggcctccggttagtaggttagtcccaaaaatgatataaatgtgtaaaataaagcccataaacatccaaaagggcaatataacatcatggaacaataaaaaattatagatacgttggagacgtatcaagcatccccaagcttaattcctgctcgtcctcgagtaggtaaatgataaaaacagaatttttgatgtggaatgctacctagcataattctcaatgtaattttctttatcgtggcatgattgttcagatccaaatgattcaagataaaagcttataaaacataaaaataataatacttcgaaacatactaacaaataatcatgtcctatcaaaatagcatagccaaagaaagcttatccctacaaaatcatatagttaggccatgcttcattttcattacacaaaatactcccatcatgtacaaccccgatgacgagccgaccaattggttcatactttttaacgcgcttcagctatttttcaactcttacacaatacatgagcgcaagccatggacatagcactatggtggtatatggtggtggttgttaggacaaaaagggagaagatagtctcacatcaactaggcgtatcaacgggctatggagatgcccattaatagatatcaatgtgagtgagtagggatttccatgcgacggatgcacttgagctataaatgtatgaaagctcaacaaaagaaactaagtgggtgtgcagccaacttgcttgctcacgaagacctagggcattttgaggaagctcatcattggaatatacaagccaagttctataatgaaaaattcccactagtatatgaaagtgacaacataggagactctctatcataaagatcatggtgctactttgaagcacaagtgtggaaaagagatggtaacattgtcccttctctctgtttctctcattttttttctttttttcttctttcttttttttcttttctttttctttttatttggtGGGCCTCTTTGCCCTcttttttatgggcttctttggcctcttttatttttataaagtccgaagtctcatcccgacttgtgggggaatcatagtcttcatcatcctttcctcactgggacaatgctctaataatgaagatcatcacacttttattgatttacaactcaagaattacaactcaaagctagaacaagatatgactccatatgaatgcctccggcggtgtaccaggatatgcaatgaatcaagagcgacatgtatggaaattatgaaggtggctttgccacaaatacgatgtcaactacatgatcattcaaagagcaatatgagaatgatggagcgtgtcataataaacggaacggtggaaagttgcatggcaatatatctcggaatggctatggaaatgccataataggtaggtatggtggctgttttgaggaaggtaaataatgagtgcatgataccggcgaaagttgcgcggaataatagaggctagctaaatggaaggatgagtgtgcgtatatccatggactcacattagttgtaaagaactcatatacttattgcaaaagtctacttagccctcgaagcaaagtactactacgcatgcccctagagggatagattggtaggaaaagaccatcgctcgtccccgactgccactcataaggaagataatcaaaagagcacctcatgcaacaaatttgtcacacaacttttaccatacatgcatgctacgggacttgccaacttcaacacaagtatttctcaatttcataattacccactagcatgaatctaacattactacctttatatatcaaaacaattatcaagcatcaaactgatcctagtgtttaatgcactttctatgatagtttttattatacccaacttggatgctcatcattctaggaccaaatacataaccatagcaaataccatgctgttctaagagactctaaaaataatataagtgaagcatgagagactagcaatttctacaaaattaagccatcgccgtgctctaaaagatataagtgaagcactagagcaaaaactatctagttcaaaagatataagtgaagcacatagagtattctcataaattctaatcaagtaggcttctcccaaaaggtgtgtacagcaaggatgattgtggtaaactaaaaagcaaatactaatatcatacacgacgctccaagcaaaacatatatcatgtggcgaataaaaatatagctccaagtaaagttaccaatgaacaaagacgaaagaggggatgccttccgggggcgtccctaagcttaggcttttggatattcttgaatatcttggggtgccatgggcatccccaatcttaggcttttgccactccttattccatagtccatcaaatctttacccaaaacttgaaaacttcacaacacaaaactcaacaggaaatctcataagctccgttagtgaaagaaagcaaaaccaccacataaggtactgtaatgaactcattctttatttatattggtgttaaacctactgtattccaagttctctatggttcataccacttaatatgatagaggcagaggtgtcccgatctttcgatgagatgataactatcgatttggtgaagatgactttcacgatccgactacaaacgtgcatgacgttgcgccttcgcAATAGCTAAACCAAttttgagaggttattgaccacgccggagcacgatcaacctaaccacaaaggtctattcctgcaagcaatcgaagaacaaacaagaatatgataaaagtaatctgaatattgcgagtatatatgaagtattgataaaggtggggatctgtaagcggtcttggtttggtcgttggacacaaacaaagtacacaaagttgcaatggctaatttttaactaaacaaatcccaaggcaaaagctactagatggatctacttatataggagcaaggggtggcggccaaggaggagggaggacgtcccaaggcagcctaaaactaaccctaggtcgtacaaggccaatgggcccaagtggaggtgatgtaacacctttggacttgtagtttgactcggattctgctgcagcatcagattgtttcatccataactcaacgctctggatgaatttgaaggtgaatccaattgggttggaaagtgcacgaaatctagtttccaacaaaaaagaatcaccaaattcggagtccgtatgaaaaagttgttggcgttttgagtcaggtatgtctgtgcagtccgaatctgaatccagaatgtgagagacttggactctatcttctcttggcccaaaagtgacatgagaggactttttgagcagaacctaaacttctccttttcccttatcttcatatgtggattgtacaaatgtcccatacacctgcaattagacaaaacataaaagtgtgtgaagtatttttgttctggatatcaTAAATAGatcattgaatagtttgcactagaaatcacctaacaaatatgcatgtatgcaatatttttggtcttatccaaggtagtcatgtcctcatcataatactagccatagatgcatcaaaataagcaaacaacacacgaaaaacagaatctgtcaaaaacagaacagtctgtagcaatttgtaactaacgcaaacttctggaactctaaaaatcctaccaaaataggaagtcctggaaaatttgtttattgatcagcagcaaaaagaataaatgcaaaagcacgtttctgtgatttattgaattttttctcgtgaccgcaaagtttctgtttttcagcagaatcaaattaactatcatcataggttatcctataggttctacttggcataaacactaattaaagaatgaaaacacatataaacagaaggtagatgcaaaatttattactaaacaggaacaaaaacaaagaacacaaagaaaattgggttgcctcccaactagcactatcgtttaacgcccctagctaggcataaaagcgaagatagatctaagtagtgccatcttgggCACTtgattcctcaatagagcacttataatctttaggggtttctcccctTTTAGTAATAacaaaacctttaggcaaaaattcaagaaattcatttgtagcaaaaggttccttaatgatagagagacaattgggatgaacacttattgatttgagatccgcgtctcccttactagaagattcacccttatttttagaaaCATAAATAAATTTGGCTGTTTTGGTAggaggttttggagtgtttttcatggaagaaaacgccgaacctaagttggtaatgatatcctcaagtttaccgattcttgcagaatctagatctattttttcattaactataggttctttctctttaagatttttcaaagtaactccaaccctagatccgtattgggtaatctgattatgaatctttttatccaaattttcaatcaactcaacattagcaattttattttcaatactcttgagccgttgcatcacatgttctaaagttaaaacagttccattaaccaaaagaggtggtgggccaaacaaatctaacatagcattataagcatcaaatgtatggctactcaagaaatcccctccggtaacggtatcaagaacgcatctattccaaagagtaatgcctacataaaaattgcaaagaagaacggaagtggaaagcttcctagtagatttattttgagcattgcaaattctatgccaagcatcttttaaattttctccctccctttgcttaaaattgagaatttcatgttcgggagtaataacaaggataAGGGGACTATCCATAATGACAATGTAAACAATCTAAAacacgagcaaacggaaaaaggcaagcaaaaagagagaggagaagattgggaaagagatggcgaataaaacggcaagggtgaagtgggggagaggaaaacgagaggcaaatgacagataatgtaagtgcgagggagatgagtttgtgatgggtacttggtatgtcttgacttgagcgaagacctccccagcaacggagccagaaatccttcttgctacatcttgatcttgcgttggttttccttgaagaggaaagggtgatgcaacaatagtagcgtaagtatttccctcagtttttgagaaccaaggtatcaatccagtaggaggctcctcaaaagtcccacgcacctacacaaacaaacaaagaactcgcaaccaacgcaagaaaggggttgtcaatcccttcacggccacttgcggaagtgagatctgatagagatagtatgataagataaatatttttttggtattttatgatatagattggaaaagtaaagatgcaaataaaagtagattgaaagcttatatgataagagatagacccgggggccatagatttcactagtggcttttctcaaaatagcataagtattacggtgggtgaacaaattactgtcgagcaattgatagaaaagcaaataattatgagattatctaggcatgatcatgtatataggcatcacgtccgcgacaagtagaccgactcctgcctgcatctactactattactccacacatcgatcgctatccagcatgcatctagagtattaagttcataagaacagagtaacacattaagaaagatgacatgatatagagggataaactcatgcaatatgatatatgatacgtctccaacgtatctataatttttgattgttccatgctattatattacctcttttggatgtttatgggctttattttacacatttatatcatttttgggactaacctattaaccagaggcccagcccatattcctgttttattgcatgtttcagtatttcgaagaaaaggaatatcaaacgcagtccaaatggaatgaaaccttcgggagcgtgatttttaggaagaatatgatccgggagacttggagttcacgttagaagatcctcgaggaggccacaagataggggggcgcgcccaccccctggatgcgccctaccctctcatgggc
Above is a window of Triticum dicoccoides isolate Atlit2015 ecotype Zavitan chromosome 5B, WEW_v2.0, whole genome shotgun sequence DNA encoding:
- the LOC119306473 gene encoding uncharacterized protein LOC119306473, producing the protein MDVYGHNISAGHIITSIWIANMEGDPKTDENAIWVGWQVDPKKYGDSHTHFFTSWTRDTYHTGCYDMDCPGFQLVKGSKIAPGGTIQPVSHVHGVRQKITIKMFREKSTGNWWIHYGFNKAPTLVGYYPAKLFDKLSKKATQISIGSIVGGSPSIPSPPMGSGFLPSDKAALITNISLIGEDGRMTPFTVNTDRLQSKSSCYSISPIQGAKCSYGGPGGCSA